The Flavobacterium psychrophilum genome includes a region encoding these proteins:
- a CDS encoding carbonate dehydratase, giving the protein MDIKQIFKNNEAWISKHRQSNDQYFEKLSEGQAPSILYIGCSDSRVTAEEIMGLQPGDVFVHRNIANLVPNTDLSAMSVINYAVSVLKVDHVVVCGHYGCGGIKAAMESSDLGILNPWLRNIRDVYRIHRAELDAITDEHQRYQRLAELNVQEQCINTIKTAEVQRAISERQLTVHGWIFDIGTGALKDLNIDFVGIMKDFVQIYTIGYKQ; this is encoded by the coding sequence ATGGATATAAAACAGATCTTTAAAAACAACGAAGCTTGGATTTCTAAACACAGGCAATCTAATGATCAATACTTCGAGAAATTATCAGAAGGCCAGGCTCCTTCAATACTTTATATTGGATGTTCAGACAGCCGAGTTACCGCAGAAGAGATCATGGGCTTACAGCCGGGTGATGTTTTCGTACACCGAAACATTGCTAACCTGGTTCCAAACACAGATTTAAGTGCCATGTCGGTTATTAACTATGCCGTAAGCGTACTTAAAGTAGATCATGTTGTGGTTTGCGGACACTATGGTTGTGGTGGTATAAAAGCCGCTATGGAATCATCGGACCTTGGAATACTTAACCCGTGGCTTCGTAACATCCGTGATGTATACCGTATACACCGTGCGGAGCTTGACGCTATTACCGATGAGCACCAACGTTACCAGCGCCTTGCCGAACTAAATGTACAGGAACAGTGTATTAATACGATTAAAACAGCCGAAGTACAGCGTGCCATTTCAGAAAGGCAGCTTACCGTACACGGATGGATATTTGATATTGGAACTGGTGCACTTAAAGACCTTAACATTGACTTTGTGGGAATCATGAAAGATTTCGTTCAGATCTACACCATAGGTTACAAACAATAA
- a CDS encoding endonuclease, producing MPEGPSIVIAREDIIAFKGMKVIAASGLAKIDFDRLEDEKITDIKTWGKHLLICFKGFTIRIHFMLFGSYLINERKATNTNPSLRLTFEDSELNFHTSSVKLLEGDINSHYDWSEDLMNDKWNADKAAQKLEAIPNKLICDALLEQDIFSGLGNIIKNEVLYRARVHPESVVGKISKAKTFELIEEARNYSFDFLKWKKEGVLKKNWLAHTKKTCIRCDLPMIKKYTGTKKRRSFYCENCQILHQ from the coding sequence ATGCCTGAAGGACCAAGTATTGTAATTGCCAGGGAAGACATTATTGCCTTTAAGGGCATGAAAGTCATTGCCGCATCGGGTCTTGCCAAAATTGATTTTGACAGGCTGGAAGATGAGAAGATAACCGACATTAAAACCTGGGGCAAGCACCTGCTTATTTGCTTTAAAGGTTTTACCATACGCATTCACTTTATGCTTTTTGGCAGCTACCTTATTAATGAACGAAAGGCTACCAACACCAATCCCAGCCTTCGGCTAACATTCGAAGACAGCGAACTTAACTTCCACACCAGTTCGGTAAAACTGCTTGAAGGCGATATCAACTCGCACTACGACTGGAGCGAAGACCTTATGAATGACAAATGGAATGCCGATAAAGCTGCCCAAAAACTGGAGGCAATTCCAAATAAACTTATTTGCGATGCCCTGTTGGAGCAGGATATATTTTCCGGCCTTGGAAACATTATCAAGAACGAAGTATTGTACAGGGCACGGGTACATCCGGAATCTGTTGTAGGGAAAATATCAAAAGCAAAAACCTTCGAGCTTATTGAAGAAGCCCGAAACTATAGCTTTGATTTCCTGAAATGGAAAAAGGAAGGAGTTCTTAAAAAGAATTGGCTGGCGCATACCAAAAAGACCTGTATAAGATGCGACCTGCCCATGATAAAGAAATACACCGGAACAAAAAAACGAAGAAGCTTTTACTGCGAAAACTGCCAGATACTTCACCAATGA